In the genome of Ursus arctos isolate Adak ecotype North America unplaced genomic scaffold, UrsArc2.0 scaffold_22, whole genome shotgun sequence, the window TTTTCTGTCCTTCAACATCTTTCCCCCCAGCTTTCACCACACCCCATCCTTCTTTGTCTACTTCTCACAGTCTTCCATCTTACTCTGCTTCCTGAACCATGGGTCTCCCCGGCTTCCTTCTCGGCGTATTCTTATTAAGCCTactatttcatttccttcctctgtttGACCCTCATTATACCTTCCCCTATTCCTCAGTCTCGTCCTGTCTGTCCCTCAGTAGATGCTGTGATCTATTCCTCAGTATCCCCTGTGAGCACAGTGCCCCAGTTACTCCCTCAGTCTGTTGGACTGTCAGTAGGTTCCTAATCTTTCAAAGGCACATGGCACCTTATTTCAAGATCTAAAGCACTGTCATGTTAAAGAGGAGATGGAGTTTATTTCTGCATAACAGGAGGAGACAAAGAGCAAAAACCGGAGGGGAAGAATACAAGAAAAGTAGCATTTGGTTTGGTgacaataacaaatatatttattgtttattataatACAGATTTGGTGctaaattttatatacattgtgtgtcaattaaaACACATCCATTCTTTAATTAGGAAACACTATcatttattttactgatgaggataCAGAAGCAAATATTATATCAGACAGTGAGATCCGCATAGCAGGGCTTATCTTGTGAGCACCTCTCGAAGGTACCCCTGTCTTTAGTTTTTAATGAACTAATTTGAGCAAGGAACAAGCTTTGTCGCCATTGCTTCTGTTTTAAGGTACACTTAttgatatgcttttttttttgcaataccCATTTAGGAAATACTACTCAAATAAGTTGCCCTGATTTATTAAAGTTGTGTCAGGTCTCCAGCTTGATTTTGGAGAAGAGATACCTTTAAAAACatggagatgaaagaaaaagaaagagagagagagagagagagacagagagagagaaagaaggaaggaaggaaagaaggaacgaaggaatgaacaaaggaaggaaagaggaaggagcagTCATGTCAGTAGACTCTCAAATtagatttgaaaataaagaaattcctgggctgcatgggtggctcagctggttaaacaactgactcttggttttggctcaggtcatgatctcatgggtcatgagacttagccccacgttggactccccactcagcagacagtctgcttgagattctttccctctgcccctctccccatgcacacacttgcatgcactctctctgtttcaaaataaataaataaataaataaataaataaataaataaataaacaaacaaacctaaacaaagaaaagaaaggaaattccaGGAATTAGAGTAAAACCAGCAGCTTCAAAGACGTAGACTGTATAGGATAAATTACTTTGACTTCCCAGGGACCTGAGATGCTTGAGGAATGAGGTACTGGAGAATGAGTCATGGGTTCTTTAAGAGGGGTTGGGTTTGGAGAGAGAAGATAGCTCTTCTCCCAATCATAGGGACATGTGGGGAGGATCTCATAACGGAAAAAAGGAGATAAAGTGGAGAGCAAACTGGATGAGGAAACTCTCTACAGGCATTCTTGATTTGCTTAGAAAAATTAGGTATAATTTCTTCTACAGGAAAAGCTTGAAGGGGTAGGGTCATACAGAGAAGACAACTTGGGAGTAACAGAATTTCAGAGAATCTCAGCATTCTGTCAAGGTTGAGTTCTAGATTCTTCTAAGGAAAGTTAaacaaagcacaataaaacaaaaaaccctatgTCACAACTGGTTAAGAGCAAAAGTAGAGAAAACCCTTGTTGAAGCTTGCTGTCCCTGAGGTAAGTAAAGGGTTGGTTGGGAAtaagagaaagaggggaggaagcaggaaaaggacAGGCTGTTTGAATGGGCAGTGGTTAATCAAGAGGTCACTGAGTCCACTGTGTGCAGAGAGGTCAGACCAGCCAGCAGCAGGTTGGTGTCCAGTGATAGGAGTGCTCCTGCTTAATGGCCTAGTAACCTTCAACATACTACCTCCTTGTCCTAGAACGAACAGACTCTTGAGAATGAGGACACCCATCCTACCAAATGCCAATGCGAGCTTCTCCACATTCCTCCTGACAGGCTTCCCAGGCCTGGAATGGGCTCACTGCTGGATCTCACTACCCATTTTTGTAGGATACCTGGTGGCTGTTGTAGGTAATGCTACCATCTTGCATCTGGTACGAACTGACCCCTCTCTCCAACAGCCCATGTACTACTTCCTGGACATCCTGGCTGTGACCGACTTGGGCCTGTGCATGTCCACGCTGCCCTCAGTGTTGAGCGTGCTGTGGTTTGATGCCCGGGTGGTGGGTCTGGTGCCCTGCGTTCTGCAACAGCACTTCCTTCACTCCTTCTCCTTCGTGGAGTCCGCTGGGCTGTTCGCTATGGCTCTGGACCGCCTGGTGGCCATCCGGTTCCCACTGCGCTAGGCATCTGTGCTCACGGGTCCTCGTGTGGCACTGGCTGGGGCTGTGCTGGGCATGCGCAGTGCCACCATCACTGTGGCATCCTCGCTGAACCTGCTTAAGTTCGACTACTGTCGCCCAGGGGAGCTGTCACATGCCTACTGCCTTCTCCAGGACATGATCCGCCTGGCCTGCTCCGACACACGCTTCAACAGACTCTATGGGCTGTGCATCCTCATGCTGGCCGTGGGCTCCGACGTCCTTTTCTGCCTGCTCTCCAATGCGGTCATCCTCTGCGCTGTGCTGGCCATCGCCTCTGCTGGAGGGAGGCTGAAGGCCCTCAACACCTGCGTCTCGCACATCCTGGCTGTGCTCTGCTTCTGTGTGCCCGTGCTAGGCCTGTCCATTGTGCACGGATTTGGGCACCACAGCTCACCCTCGGTGCACATCCTCATGGGCACTGTCTCTGTGCTCTTCCCACCCCTGATGCACCCTGTTATCTTCAGCATCAAGACCCGGCAGATCCGCAGGGCCATCCTCAAGGTGGTTTCCCGGGGGAAGATACAGTGAGACATTGGCAATGGACTATAGCGATTCAAAATGAAGAATGACTTAAAGCTTCTTTATAAAGTCTTCATACCACGAAGCAAGTTCTGTTCGTCCACTTTATTTTGAGCAATTGATTGTAGGTCATGAATTGACTCTAATGTTAAAATCAAAAAGAGTCTATGCTCGTTTTTACTTATGTAGATACTTATAAATACACAGCCACTACtttcttacattaaaaagaatgattacatatatatatatatacacacacatatatatatttttttacttaaatgtttaCATGTTCTAAGTGATTTTTATATCTGCTCCTCTACTGATTTGGTAGAACTCTAATTCCATAATAATGTCATTAGTGATAAGTTACTCTGATGATGTGGAGAGTTAAATCATCACTTCATATTTTTTGGATTAACAAATGAGTTTGCCACCATTCATCAAAATATAataattccattatatacatTCATCAGGGATAACTTCACTGTATACCTAAGAGGAActttccagtgttttttttttttttttttggtccatatCATAGTCTGGGACAGAACTAAATTCAGGGGAGGCATAAAAGCCTAACTtataggacgcctgggtggctcagtcggttaagtgtccgacagtgttttggctcaggttatgattccagggtcttgagattgagccctgagtctggctccatgctagatgtggagcctgcttaggattctctctctctccctctccctgtgtccccccaactcacgtgttctctctctctctctctcaaaaagaaaaaaatccctaatttataaccagaatgagaaaaaaatggggtTTACAGTGTGCCAGATCTGTAGGTAGAGATATGACAGAAGTATGTCCTTGAGTCACTGACCTAAGGAAAGAATCCCCAGATCTGAGTACAAGGTGCAAATTCAACAGGCTACTTAGATCATACTTTGCCTGTTTCAGTAGAAGGTAATTTCTGTAGTCCCCAAAGGACACAGGAATGTCACTGATCAATAAGGTTTAGGATATAAGACAATTATCAGAGTATATTAGAAGTGTCTTTAAGCAACCATATACTGTCATACAAATACATAAGATTATAGAGAAATTCAAGACATTCAGGCACATATTCAGACATGAATGGATATTCACTTGCACCTTTTACTCAGATATGATGGTTCTTTCCTTGGTTAGTGACTCAAGGACACACCTCTGTCGTATCACCACCTACATGAATGTACATTCAATGGTAAACACATTTGTGGGAAGATATACATGCTCACAGATTCGTGCAAACCTGCAAACAGAATTCTACATGAAGGAACGTGGTCATGTGTACAttacacacaagcacacatacgCATACAgccgtgcacacacgcacatatatgtGTTCAGATGCACACTTACATTAACTTACACACTTGCAAATGCACATAAAAGTATGCTCATACAGACGTGTATATCCACACATTCATGCCCATCTTGTGTATTTTCTCAGAATCGGACTTCTGGTTCCCCACAGAGCATCTCCTGGGGTCCTCTGTTCTTGGCCCAATTATTCCTGCAGGCCTCGAGGCAGCCCATTCTTCTGAGGCTGGTTTGCCTGTGTCTCCCAAGGGACTGACTGGCAAAactgagggaaggagaaggcTAGTTCTGAAGTCATGATAAATAAGGCCCGTCAGCTCCTGCTTCCAGATGGTGAGCTGGAGACCAGACCTGAGACCAGCTACCTCGAAGGGCAGGTGGGCCTTCGTACAGGAGCAGTGGAGTTGGCCTGGAAGCCCAGCCTATGGGATCAGGAGGATGGGAAATCTGTTCAGGTGAGCGGAACCTGAGGTTTGCTTTTGGACATACAGCTCGTTTCCAGCATGGGTTTTATGTTCCCCTTCCCTCAGGTCATGAAAGACCCCTCCCGGCAGGACGCAGACTTTTATCCAGAAAGCTTCACTGTGCCAGAGAAACACTTGACCTGTTTTATTCAACTCTTCTCTGTTAATTCAGGAAAACTGCAGCagggaaatctccattttatCACCAAGTCCAAACCTTTTAAAACCAGATacgtaattctctttttaaatctatCTTTGTTTCTTAGACCTATTTACCCTCCTCTCCTTTACCTTCCATGCCATAGTCCTtgtcccctgcctcccaggcAGGCAGCCACACAGACTGGAGGGCCCGGTCAGTCTTGAACCCAGCTCCTCCATGACCTGTGGTTTTCACCATCCTTCCTCCCCGTCTGGCTGACTCATCCCCACTCCCATCCCGTTTGTTAT includes:
- the LOC113248220 gene encoding LOW QUALITY PROTEIN: olfactory receptor 51L1-like (The sequence of the model RefSeq protein was modified relative to this genomic sequence to represent the inferred CDS: substituted 1 base at 1 genomic stop codon), coding for MRTPILPNANASFSTFLLTGFPGLEWAHCWISLPIFVGYLVAVVGNATILHLVRTDPSLQQPMYYFLDILAVTDLGLCMSTLPSVLSVLWFDARVVGLVPCVLQQHFLHSFSFVESAGLFAMALDRLVAIRFPLRXASVLTGPRVALAGAVLGMRSATITVASSLNLLKFDYCRPGELSHAYCLLQDMIRLACSDTRFNRLYGLCILMLAVGSDVLFCLLSNAVILCAVLAIASAGGRLKALNTCVSHILAVLCFCVPVLGLSIVHGFGHHSSPSVHILMGTVSVLFPPLMHPVIFSIKTRQIRRAILKVVSRGKIQ